One Gimesia aquarii DNA segment encodes these proteins:
- a CDS encoding RNA polymerase sigma factor, with product MEDSQLVQLVLAAQGGDRDAFGSLVVQFESTVYAIVMKRLRNHAEASEVTQDVFIQAMRKLSQLNAPERFGGWLRQIAVRMSINRAVRRPNECIQSPDTFVVLDDEPENPLDKLLESERATELRGRLEQLGEVDRETLISFYFKGQSLKEMSHEFDRPIGTIKRRLHTARNRLREALLDLQSV from the coding sequence ATGGAAGATTCACAGTTAGTACAATTAGTTTTAGCTGCTCAGGGTGGTGACCGAGACGCATTCGGTTCGCTTGTTGTTCAATTTGAGTCGACTGTATACGCGATTGTCATGAAGCGATTGCGAAACCACGCTGAGGCAAGCGAAGTCACACAGGATGTGTTCATTCAGGCCATGCGGAAGCTGTCTCAGTTGAATGCACCTGAGCGATTTGGTGGATGGTTACGGCAGATTGCCGTTCGGATGTCAATCAACCGTGCTGTTCGTCGGCCTAACGAGTGCATTCAGAGTCCAGACACATTTGTTGTTCTGGATGATGAACCAGAAAACCCGTTAGACAAGTTGCTGGAAAGCGAACGGGCTACCGAATTGCGAGGACGCCTGGAACAGCTGGGTGAAGTTGACCGCGAAACACTGATCTCATTCTACTTCAAAGGACAGTCCTTGAAGGAAATGAGTCACGAATTTGATCGGCCTATTGGAACGATTAAGCGTCGACTGCACACGGCACGAAACCGTCTGCGAGAAGCGTTGTTAGATTTGCAGTCGGTATGA
- a CDS encoding Maf family protein — protein sequence MKLILASTSPYRAEQLRRLGLEFEAQDPQVDESVLKEAGFSPENLAEVLALEKAKQVFQQNPDAIVIGGDQLVSFENTILGKPGTKEHAVQQLMSMQGKTHTLITAIAVLGPDLIETHINQTKLKMRSLNQGAIERYVEFDQPLNCAGSYKLESRGITLFEEIDSTDHSAITGIPLIALTSLLIKAGVILP from the coding sequence ATGAAACTCATTCTGGCGAGTACATCCCCTTATCGAGCTGAGCAATTACGGCGACTGGGACTGGAGTTCGAAGCTCAGGATCCTCAGGTGGATGAGTCAGTCCTGAAAGAAGCGGGATTTTCTCCTGAAAATTTGGCCGAGGTTCTCGCTTTGGAAAAGGCGAAACAGGTCTTTCAACAGAATCCGGATGCCATCGTCATCGGCGGTGATCAACTCGTTTCGTTTGAAAATACCATCTTGGGGAAACCGGGAACTAAAGAACATGCGGTACAGCAATTGATGTCGATGCAAGGTAAAACCCACACGCTCATCACCGCGATCGCTGTTCTGGGGCCTGATTTGATTGAAACTCACATCAATCAGACAAAACTTAAGATGCGATCGCTGAACCAGGGAGCCATTGAACGATATGTGGAATTTGATCAGCCTCTGAATTGTGCCGGCTCTTATAAGCTGGAAAGCCGAGGAATCACACTTTTTGAAGAAATCGACTCCACAGACCATTCGGCAATTACAGGCATCCCGTTAATTGCGTTAACTTCTCTCTTGATCAAAGCCGGAGTCATACTGCCCTGA
- the truB gene encoding tRNA pseudouridine(55) synthase TruB, translated as MSSNKAVDLNLSGLLNVHKPQGMTSRQVVNQIQKRVRPLKIGHAGTLDPLATGVLIVCIGSATRLIRFVQDQPKEYLGEFILGKRSDTDDISGNLTETTDCPTITREQLERCLPAFQGQIEQVPPQFSAVHINGQRAYDLARRGKSFDIKPRTVEVYQIELTAFEFPRFQLRIVCGSGTYIRSLGRDLGEQLKYGAVMTSLVRTRIGDFKLESGMQLDDSVTLESIAAQLQPAERAVKHLQHYQCNHGELDDLCHGRVIECDPDRLPKAGDQDEIAVVTSAGTLVAIAEWKCDTNQLAPKQVYYQQSK; from the coding sequence ATGAGCTCCAATAAAGCTGTCGATCTGAACTTATCAGGCCTGTTGAATGTTCACAAACCGCAAGGCATGACTTCACGTCAGGTTGTGAACCAGATTCAGAAGCGCGTCCGTCCCCTGAAGATCGGACACGCCGGCACACTCGACCCCTTGGCCACCGGGGTCCTGATAGTTTGCATTGGATCTGCGACACGTCTCATTCGTTTCGTTCAGGATCAACCCAAAGAGTACCTCGGTGAATTTATCTTAGGAAAACGAAGCGACACAGATGATATTTCCGGAAATCTCACCGAAACAACTGATTGCCCAACCATCACACGCGAACAACTGGAACGTTGTTTGCCTGCTTTTCAAGGACAGATCGAACAGGTCCCGCCACAATTTTCCGCGGTGCATATCAACGGTCAGCGGGCCTATGATCTGGCACGACGCGGGAAATCTTTTGACATCAAACCGCGTACTGTCGAAGTCTATCAAATTGAATTAACGGCGTTTGAGTTTCCTCGTTTTCAGTTGCGAATTGTGTGCGGCTCGGGAACTTATATTCGTTCCCTTGGCCGTGATCTGGGAGAGCAACTTAAGTATGGAGCCGTGATGACATCTCTGGTTCGTACGCGGATTGGCGATTTTAAACTGGAATCGGGAATGCAACTTGATGATTCGGTGACTCTGGAATCAATTGCCGCCCAACTTCAGCCTGCGGAACGAGCTGTTAAACATTTGCAACATTATCAATGCAATCACGGGGAGCTTGATGATCTCTGCCATGGTCGTGTCATCGAATGCGATCCTGATCGACTCCCCAAAGCTGGTGATCAAGATGAGATTGCCGTCGTGACTTCCGCAGGCACACTCGTTGCGATTGCTGAATGGAAGTGCGATACCAATCAGTTGGCTCCCAAACAAGTCTATTATCAACAGTCTAAATAG
- a CDS encoding CTP synthase, producing the protein MTKHTTKHIFVTGGVVSSLGKGLTSASIGLLLEQRGLRVRMQKLDPYINIDPGTMNPYEHGEVYVLDDGSETDLDLGHYERFTNSPLSRKSNYTTGQIYQRVIEKERRGEYLGATVQVIPHITDEIKESVYNLASSDVDVVITELGGTVGDIEGLPFLEAIRQIPLDIGKENCLFIHLTLVPYIKAAGEMKTKPTQHSVGLLRQIGIQPDVLIVRTERAMDKDHADKIALFCNVEKEAVIEEVDTEYSIYEVPQGLADDGLDKLITRKLQLDAEPLDLSNWRSLLNRVKNPDHEVTIAVVGKYIDHRDAYKSIYESLFHAGFHHSSRILLKRIEAEEIERQGPEVLLSNVDGILVPGGFGKRGIEGKIATAQYARECEIPYFGICLGMQCSVIEFARNVLELSDAHSTEFNSETNAPVICLLEEQKEITEKGGTMRLGAQDCIIAPDSKAHTCYGADSISERHRHRYEFNPEYRKQLIEAGMIPTGTSPNGNLVEIVEVPDHPWYLAVQFHPEFKSKPVSPHPLFAGFVGAALNYHQQKVRVSV; encoded by the coding sequence ATGACCAAACATACAACTAAACATATCTTTGTCACCGGTGGCGTTGTCAGTTCTTTAGGCAAAGGATTAACGTCGGCTTCAATCGGCCTTCTTCTGGAGCAACGAGGATTACGAGTCCGCATGCAGAAACTGGATCCTTATATTAATATCGATCCCGGGACGATGAATCCTTATGAGCATGGTGAAGTCTACGTACTGGATGATGGCTCCGAAACAGACCTTGATCTCGGTCATTATGAACGTTTCACAAATAGCCCTCTCTCACGAAAGTCGAATTACACAACCGGTCAAATTTATCAGCGGGTCATCGAAAAAGAACGTCGCGGTGAATATCTGGGTGCCACGGTGCAAGTCATTCCGCACATCACCGACGAAATCAAAGAATCTGTTTATAACCTTGCCAGTTCAGACGTCGATGTGGTCATTACGGAACTGGGAGGCACGGTTGGTGATATTGAAGGCCTGCCGTTCCTGGAAGCAATACGTCAGATTCCCCTCGATATCGGAAAAGAAAACTGCCTTTTCATTCATTTAACACTCGTGCCATACATCAAGGCGGCGGGAGAAATGAAAACCAAACCGACGCAACACAGTGTTGGTCTATTAAGACAGATCGGTATTCAACCTGATGTTTTGATCGTGCGAACCGAACGCGCGATGGACAAAGATCATGCTGACAAAATTGCGTTGTTCTGTAATGTCGAAAAAGAAGCTGTGATCGAGGAAGTCGATACGGAATACTCCATTTATGAAGTCCCTCAAGGGTTAGCCGATGATGGGCTCGACAAACTCATTACACGTAAACTACAACTTGATGCGGAACCTTTGGATCTTTCCAACTGGCGTTCGCTGCTCAATCGGGTTAAAAACCCGGACCATGAAGTGACCATCGCTGTAGTAGGGAAATATATTGACCATCGAGACGCGTATAAGTCAATTTATGAATCGCTGTTTCATGCCGGGTTCCATCACTCTTCACGTATTCTGTTAAAACGAATCGAAGCTGAAGAAATTGAGCGACAAGGTCCGGAGGTCCTGCTTTCAAACGTCGACGGGATTCTTGTGCCTGGCGGATTCGGCAAACGTGGAATCGAAGGAAAAATTGCGACCGCACAATACGCCCGTGAGTGCGAGATTCCTTATTTTGGAATCTGCCTGGGAATGCAGTGTTCTGTCATCGAATTTGCCAGAAACGTTTTGGAATTATCGGATGCACATAGCACCGAATTCAATAGTGAAACGAACGCCCCCGTGATTTGTTTACTCGAAGAACAAAAAGAAATCACTGAAAAGGGAGGCACCATGCGTCTGGGTGCACAAGACTGTATTATCGCTCCGGACTCCAAAGCTCATACCTGTTATGGTGCTGACTCCATCAGCGAACGTCATCGACATCGCTATGAATTCAATCCCGAATATCGAAAACAGTTGATCGAAGCGGGGATGATTCCCACCGGTACAAGCCCGAACGGAAATCTGGTTGAGATTGTCGAAGTTCCTGATCATCCCTGGTACCTGGCAGTGCAATTCCATCCAGAATTCAAATCCAAGCCGGTTAGCCCACATCCACTATTTGCGGGATTTGTCGGAGCCGCCTTAAATTATCACCAACAAAAAGTCCGCGTCTCAGTTTGA
- the kdsB gene encoding 3-deoxy-manno-octulosonate cytidylyltransferase has product MSRSLRNTGGVPMQVCGVIPARLQSSRLPRKLLLNETGQTLIQHTWEAAARSEKLDRLIVATDSLEILEAVHGFGGKACLTGEHPSGTDRIAEVALKELLDAEILVNIQGDEPEISAEFIDQLIEILIQTPDAEMATLATPIRNVEQLQDQSCTKVVCRQDGSAMYFSRLPIPFTRDVVPETLLPEQSPWLLHLGIYAYRRPFLLDLTKIPATPLEQLEKLEQLRALETGARIQVAQVAHPSVGIDTPEDYAQFVIRYRAEHS; this is encoded by the coding sequence ATGAGCCGTTCATTAAGAAACACAGGAGGTGTTCCCATGCAAGTGTGCGGCGTGATTCCAGCCAGACTGCAATCTTCCCGACTTCCCAGAAAATTATTACTGAATGAAACTGGTCAGACATTAATTCAGCATACGTGGGAGGCGGCGGCACGATCGGAAAAGTTAGACCGACTCATTGTGGCCACCGACAGCCTGGAAATATTAGAAGCAGTTCATGGTTTTGGAGGGAAAGCATGCTTAACCGGTGAACATCCCAGTGGTACCGACCGGATCGCGGAAGTAGCCCTCAAAGAACTGTTAGATGCAGAGATCCTGGTAAATATCCAGGGAGATGAACCTGAAATCTCAGCTGAGTTCATTGACCAGTTGATCGAGATACTAATACAAACTCCTGATGCTGAAATGGCAACGTTGGCAACTCCCATTCGAAACGTCGAACAACTACAGGATCAATCTTGTACCAAAGTGGTCTGCCGTCAGGATGGCTCTGCAATGTACTTTAGTCGCCTACCCATACCGTTTACGAGAGATGTTGTACCTGAAACATTGCTGCCTGAGCAAAGCCCCTGGTTATTACACTTGGGCATCTACGCTTACCGAAGACCGTTTTTGCTGGATTTAACGAAAATACCAGCGACTCCACTTGAGCAGTTGGAAAAGTTAGAACAATTACGCGCCCTGGAGACAGGCGCTCGGATTCAAGTTGCTCAAGTAGCACACCCTTCAGTTGGCATTGATACTCCAGAAGATTATGCTCAATTTGTCATCCGTTATCGCGCAGAACATTCATAA
- a CDS encoding DUF420 domain-containing protein: protein MEYGFLGYRSTFMLDFVVSALILIVPLLLFSLYSVKIKRNFALHKKLQILLGAVLLVAVAAFEVDVQIMHGGWENIVNQRETPLTPEQFNYVRNVLYVHLVFAVTTPLFWAATLFLALRRIPNPPAPCAHSSLHKKLGWISTIDITLTSLTGLYWYYTAFVSSV from the coding sequence ATGGAGTATGGGTTCTTGGGCTATCGTTCGACATTTATGTTGGACTTTGTGGTATCAGCACTGATTTTGATCGTACCGTTATTATTATTCAGTCTCTACTCGGTTAAAATCAAACGCAATTTTGCACTGCATAAGAAGCTTCAGATTCTTTTGGGCGCTGTTTTGCTGGTCGCGGTTGCCGCATTTGAAGTTGATGTGCAGATCATGCATGGTGGCTGGGAAAACATTGTCAACCAGCGCGAAACCCCGCTGACTCCGGAACAATTCAATTATGTTCGAAATGTGCTCTATGTTCACTTGGTTTTTGCAGTGACAACTCCGTTGTTCTGGGCAGCGACTCTGTTTCTTGCTTTGCGACGCATTCCTAATCCACCGGCTCCATGTGCACACAGCAGCCTGCACAAAAAGCTGGGTTGGATTTCTACGATCGATATTACGCTGACTTCACTGACCGGCTTGTATTGGTATTACACAGCATTTGTCAGCAGCGTCTGA
- a CDS encoding response regulator transcription factor, with protein sequence MSTDYTILLIEDDREISTTLSGVIKSAGYNIVVAPNGMEGQKLARTTNPDLVITDMMMPKMGGFPVLESLKSLPSPPKVIMITANEGGRHKAYAEMLGVDDYLRKPFAMDVFLEAIARVLAKDKNSDESEKPPKGPLSRSRKKS encoded by the coding sequence ATGTCGACTGATTATACAATTCTATTAATTGAAGATGACCGAGAGATTTCAACCACCCTGAGCGGGGTAATTAAGTCAGCCGGTTATAATATTGTTGTAGCCCCGAATGGGATGGAAGGGCAAAAACTCGCCCGAACAACAAATCCGGATCTCGTCATTACTGATATGATGATGCCCAAAATGGGTGGATTCCCCGTTTTGGAATCATTGAAATCACTGCCTTCCCCTCCCAAAGTCATCATGATTACTGCTAACGAAGGAGGCAGGCACAAAGCGTATGCGGAAATGCTGGGGGTTGATGACTACCTCAGAAAGCCGTTCGCAATGGATGTGTTTCTGGAAGCCATTGCCCGTGTGCTGGCGAAAGATAAAAACAGCGATGAGTCAGAAAAGCCTCCCAAAGGACCGCTTTCACGCTCTCGAAAAAAATCCTGA
- a CDS encoding phosphoribosylanthranilate isomerase: MWVKICGIQDVETAHMIADLGASALGLNFYAPSPRSIELSTAREVKAALSHKEISLVGLFVKHTLSEVTFICRELSPHMVQLHGDESPEFLAELAQHVPDIEIIWAFRTQDPDLDRLSDFLTKCDQCGKRPDYILIDAYSPQAYGGTGQLVPWEMIKENYLYDEWPALILAGGLTPENVHEAIQTVTPFGIDTASGVESAPGIKSQTMVEAFINQTKKI, translated from the coding sequence ATGTGGGTTAAAATTTGTGGGATTCAAGACGTTGAAACAGCTCACATGATCGCGGATCTGGGTGCATCCGCGCTCGGTCTTAATTTCTATGCCCCTTCGCCACGTTCGATTGAGCTATCAACGGCACGTGAAGTCAAAGCAGCTCTGTCTCACAAAGAAATCTCACTGGTCGGTTTGTTTGTGAAGCACACTTTGTCCGAAGTGACATTCATCTGCCGGGAACTCTCGCCGCATATGGTGCAACTTCACGGCGACGAATCTCCTGAATTCCTGGCAGAGTTGGCTCAACATGTTCCAGACATCGAAATCATTTGGGCCTTCCGCACGCAGGATCCAGACCTAGATCGCCTGTCTGATTTTCTGACCAAGTGTGACCAATGTGGTAAACGTCCGGATTACATCTTAATCGACGCTTATTCACCTCAGGCCTATGGGGGAACGGGGCAGCTTGTTCCCTGGGAGATGATAAAGGAAAACTACTTATATGATGAATGGCCTGCCTTGATTCTGGCAGGGGGACTGACTCCAGAAAACGTTCATGAAGCCATTCAAACGGTCACTCCTTTTGGTATTGATACTGCCAGTGGAGTCGAAAGTGCCCCCGGAATCAAAAGCCAGACAATGGTTGAAGCATTTATCAATCAGACAAAAAAAATATGA
- a CDS encoding lactonase family protein produces MSILKKALLSLGFMLSTFLSPFQNHTVAAAESFWVYVGTYTRGSESQGIYQLRLDGASGELSHVGITDNVENPSFLAIHPSRDYLYAVNEIGDYQGKKSGAVSAFAIDAKSGKLNFLNQESSQGAAPCHLVVDATGNYVLIANYTGGNICSLPIQKNGKLSKSASFVQHTGSSVNTARQTAPHAHSINLDQQNRHAVVADLGIDQLLVYRFNSSDGSLKPNSPPGIAMKPGAGPRHFTFHPNGKWGYVINELNLTITAMDYDAKQGSFQEIQTISTVPKGTNFKGNSTAEVQVHPSGKFLYGSNRGPNTLAIYKINQQTGKLTSIGFEPTGGTIPRNFKIDPTGNYLLVANQNTNNVVVFKIDLETGLLKKTNQEIKVPKPVCIKFLPMPPTP; encoded by the coding sequence ATGTCGATACTAAAAAAAGCACTGCTGAGTCTTGGTTTCATGCTAAGTACCTTCTTGTCTCCTTTTCAAAATCACACAGTAGCTGCTGCTGAAAGCTTCTGGGTCTATGTGGGCACCTATACTCGCGGTAGTGAAAGTCAGGGGATTTACCAGCTTCGTCTGGATGGTGCCAGCGGCGAACTCTCACACGTAGGCATCACTGACAACGTCGAAAATCCTTCTTTTCTGGCCATTCACCCGAGTCGAGACTATCTTTACGCCGTGAACGAGATTGGAGATTACCAGGGTAAAAAATCAGGAGCGGTAAGTGCATTTGCCATTGATGCGAAGTCAGGAAAACTCAACTTCCTCAATCAGGAATCTTCCCAGGGCGCGGCCCCCTGTCATCTCGTTGTTGATGCAACGGGTAACTATGTCCTGATTGCCAATTATACTGGGGGGAATATCTGTTCGTTACCCATTCAAAAGAATGGAAAACTGAGCAAGAGCGCTTCGTTTGTTCAACATACGGGTTCCAGCGTGAATACAGCGCGACAAACAGCGCCTCACGCACATTCAATTAATCTGGATCAACAAAATCGACATGCCGTGGTGGCTGACCTGGGTATCGACCAACTACTTGTTTACCGCTTTAACTCGTCCGATGGTTCTCTGAAACCCAACTCCCCTCCGGGGATTGCTATGAAACCCGGCGCGGGGCCACGTCATTTCACGTTCCATCCTAATGGTAAATGGGGTTATGTAATCAATGAATTAAACCTCACCATTACCGCCATGGACTATGATGCAAAGCAGGGTTCCTTTCAGGAAATTCAAACGATCTCAACCGTACCGAAGGGAACGAACTTCAAAGGAAACTCAACAGCAGAAGTCCAAGTCCATCCTTCCGGAAAATTTCTCTATGGTTCGAACCGAGGTCCAAACACCCTCGCGATCTACAAAATTAATCAACAAACGGGGAAACTCACCTCCATCGGTTTTGAACCAACGGGTGGAACGATTCCACGGAATTTCAAAATAGATCCTACGGGAAATTACCTATTGGTTGCAAATCAAAATACCAACAATGTCGTTGTTTTTAAGATCGACTTAGAGACAGGATTATTAAAAAAGACAAACCAGGAAATCAAAGTTCCCAAACCAGTCTGCATTAAATTCCTCCCAATGCCACCTACCCCTTAA